From Mycolicibacterium cosmeticum, a single genomic window includes:
- a CDS encoding diflavin oxidoreductase has translation MEELSLIVAYGTDMGNAEDAAMTFAESVTAIGIAAEAVELNQVDVTELQSATHLVAVVSTFGEGEFPDTATLFWEALQASSERLESLHFAVLALGDSSYEMFCNAGKLLDGRLEALGATRMVDRVDVDGYYEQPAKAWTTDVVKVLTAERRAPAPAQAVVAPPRERHEVVEVEVAVNRLLTAAGSSKEVRHYEVDLAGSGMAYQAGDSLAVHAVNDPALVSSILSELGVGPDHSVPDHDEPLGVLLTERLEIRTPSRALQDLAGPAADGEDVLDLVRRARLSAEELLDTLRPLTFRDYSIASSPVVHPGRIHLTVASVRYRRGDRDYGGVASTFLADRGDRVRVHLRPNHNFRLPAPDVPIIMIGPGTGIAPFRAFLQERRATAAPGRSWLFFGDRHRATDFLYGDELEDFLAAGTLTRLDLAFSRDQEAKDYVQHRMSENADELFGWLADGAHVYVCGDADRMARDVDAALHQVVARGGGMDAEAAHAYVNDLIKNHRYVRDVY, from the coding sequence ATGGAAGAGTTGTCGCTGATCGTCGCTTACGGCACCGACATGGGCAATGCCGAGGACGCCGCCATGACCTTCGCGGAATCCGTCACGGCCATCGGCATCGCGGCCGAAGCCGTCGAACTCAACCAGGTCGACGTCACCGAACTGCAGTCGGCGACACACCTGGTCGCCGTCGTCTCGACGTTCGGGGAGGGCGAATTCCCCGACACCGCCACGCTGTTCTGGGAAGCCCTGCAGGCCAGCAGCGAGCGCCTGGAGAGCCTGCATTTCGCCGTGCTCGCCCTCGGCGACAGTTCCTACGAGATGTTCTGCAACGCGGGCAAATTGCTCGACGGAAGGCTCGAAGCACTGGGGGCCACCCGGATGGTCGACCGGGTGGACGTCGACGGCTACTACGAACAACCCGCCAAGGCCTGGACCACCGACGTGGTGAAGGTGCTGACCGCCGAGCGGAGGGCGCCCGCCCCGGCGCAGGCGGTCGTTGCGCCGCCGCGCGAGCGCCACGAGGTGGTCGAGGTCGAGGTGGCGGTCAACCGGTTGCTGACCGCCGCCGGATCCAGTAAGGAGGTCCGCCACTACGAGGTGGACCTGGCCGGGTCGGGGATGGCGTACCAGGCCGGTGATTCGCTGGCGGTGCATGCCGTCAACGACCCCGCGCTGGTGTCGTCGATACTGTCCGAACTCGGGGTCGGGCCCGATCACAGCGTGCCCGATCACGACGAGCCGCTCGGCGTGCTGCTCACCGAGCGCCTGGAGATCCGCACCCCGTCGCGGGCGCTGCAGGACCTGGCCGGACCGGCCGCCGACGGTGAGGATGTCCTCGACCTCGTCCGGCGTGCCAGGCTGAGCGCCGAGGAGCTGCTGGACACGTTGCGCCCGTTGACTTTTCGTGACTACTCGATCGCTTCCAGCCCGGTGGTGCATCCGGGGCGCATCCACCTGACCGTGGCGAGCGTGCGGTACCGCCGCGGCGACCGTGACTACGGTGGCGTCGCGTCGACCTTCCTGGCCGATCGGGGCGACCGGGTCCGGGTACACCTGCGCCCCAACCACAACTTCCGGCTGCCCGCGCCCGATGTGCCGATCATCATGATCGGGCCGGGCACCGGCATCGCCCCGTTCCGCGCCTTCCTGCAGGAACGCCGCGCCACCGCCGCGCCCGGCCGGTCCTGGCTGTTCTTCGGTGACCGCCATCGTGCCACCGACTTCCTCTACGGCGACGAACTCGAGGACTTCCTGGCCGCCGGCACCCTGACCCGGCTGGACCTTGCGTTCTCGCGGGACCAGGAAGCCAAAGATTATGTGCAGCACCGCATGTCGGAGAACGCCGACGAGCTGTTCGGCTGGCTCGCCGACGGCGCGCACGTGTACGTGTGCGGTGATGCCGACCGGATGGCCAGGGATGTCGACGCCGCGCTGCACCAGGTGGTGGCCCGCGGTGGCGGGATGGACGCCGAGGCCGCCCACGCCTACGTCAACGACCTGATCAAGAACCACCGCTACGTGCGCGACGTGTACTAG
- a CDS encoding nuclear transport factor 2 family protein — protein MLSIEEISDRLEIQDLLIAYSTAIDTRRFDDLDRVFTPDAYIDYRAMGGVDGHFPEVKAWLAQVLPNFPAYAHMLGNVDIRLAGDSATSRTLCFNPMVLGAAPAATSGAGVPADSGGEQPQVLFCGLWYEDEFVRTADGWRMSRRVEVKCFDRVV, from the coding sequence GTGCTGAGCATCGAAGAGATCTCTGACCGCCTGGAAATCCAGGATCTGCTGATCGCGTACTCGACGGCCATCGACACCCGCCGGTTCGACGACCTGGATCGGGTGTTCACCCCGGACGCCTATATCGACTATCGCGCCATGGGCGGGGTGGACGGTCATTTCCCCGAGGTCAAGGCCTGGTTGGCTCAGGTGCTGCCGAACTTCCCGGCGTACGCGCACATGCTGGGCAACGTCGACATCCGGCTGGCCGGGGACAGCGCGACGTCGCGGACGCTGTGCTTCAACCCGATGGTCCTCGGAGCCGCCCCGGCGGCGACCTCGGGCGCGGGGGTACCGGCGGACTCCGGCGGGGAGCAACCCCAGGTGCTGTTCTGTGGTCTCTGGTACGAGGACGAGTTCGTGCGCACCGCGGACGGCTGGCGGATGAGCCGGCGCGTCGAGGTGAAGTGCTTCGATCGGGTGGTGTAG
- a CDS encoding RNA-binding protein: MSSVVVDAVEHLVRGIVDNPDDVRVDLVTNRRGRTVEVHVHPDDLGKVIGRGGRTATALRTLVAGIGGRGIRVDVVDTDQ; the protein is encoded by the coding sequence ATGAGCTCCGTAGTCGTCGACGCCGTCGAACACCTCGTTCGCGGGATCGTCGACAACCCCGACGACGTCCGGGTCGACCTGGTGACCAATCGTCGCGGCCGCACGGTGGAGGTGCACGTGCACCCCGATGATCTGGGGAAGGTCATCGGCCGCGGCGGTCGCACCGCCACCGCGCTGCGCACCCTGGTCGCCGGGATCGGCGGCCGTGGCATCCGCGTCGACGTGGTCGACACGGATCAATAG
- a CDS encoding osmoprotectant NAGGN system M42 family peptidase, translating to MVPERAVMPEATRAWMIDTLLGLLQTPSPSGRTDAVMQLIGDILDDLGVPFMLTRRGALTAELPGESKTTDRAVVVHADTIGCMVRDLKDNGRLEVVPVGTFSARFATGARVRIMTDDPDQFFTGTVMPLKASGHAFGDEIDTQPTDWPNVEVRIDRQVGTRGDLERLGFHVGDFVALIAAPELTSDGFVVSRHLDGKAGVAVALALAKTIADDRIVLPHKTTIMVTITEEVGHGASHGLHPDVAELVSVDNAVCAPGQHSIEDGVTIPMADLHGPFDYHLTRKLCRLAKERRIPHARDVFRFYRSDAAAAIEAGANTRAALVGFGLDGSHGWERTHVDSLEAVYNLLFAWLQTPLTFAKWDAEPSGKLRDFPSSKQPAPTEQWVPLSRGEHGEPGEWSGEHWPPSEGPVGPQA from the coding sequence ATGGTGCCCGAACGTGCGGTGATGCCGGAGGCGACCCGGGCGTGGATGATCGACACGCTGCTGGGGCTGCTGCAGACCCCGAGCCCGTCCGGGCGTACCGATGCGGTGATGCAGCTGATCGGCGACATCCTCGACGACCTCGGGGTGCCGTTCATGCTGACCCGGCGCGGGGCGCTGACCGCCGAACTGCCCGGCGAGTCCAAGACCACCGACCGCGCCGTCGTGGTGCACGCGGACACCATCGGTTGCATGGTGCGGGACCTGAAGGACAACGGCCGCCTCGAGGTGGTGCCGGTGGGGACGTTCTCGGCGCGGTTCGCCACCGGGGCGCGGGTCCGGATCATGACCGACGATCCCGACCAGTTCTTCACCGGAACCGTGATGCCGTTGAAGGCGTCCGGGCATGCGTTCGGCGACGAGATCGACACCCAGCCCACGGACTGGCCGAACGTGGAGGTGCGCATCGACCGGCAGGTCGGCACCCGGGGCGACCTGGAACGGCTCGGATTCCACGTCGGTGACTTCGTCGCGCTGATCGCCGCCCCGGAATTGACCTCCGACGGCTTCGTCGTGTCGCGGCACCTGGACGGCAAGGCCGGGGTGGCCGTCGCGCTGGCCCTGGCCAAGACCATCGCCGACGACCGCATCGTGCTACCGCACAAGACGACGATCATGGTGACGATCACCGAGGAGGTGGGTCACGGCGCCAGCCACGGCTTGCACCCCGATGTCGCCGAGCTGGTCTCGGTGGACAACGCGGTGTGCGCGCCGGGTCAGCATTCCATCGAGGACGGGGTGACCATTCCGATGGCCGATCTGCACGGGCCGTTCGACTACCACCTCACCCGCAAGCTGTGCCGGCTGGCCAAGGAACGGCGAATTCCGCACGCGCGCGACGTGTTCCGGTTCTACCGTTCCGACGCGGCCGCGGCCATCGAGGCGGGCGCGAACACCAGGGCCGCGCTGGTGGGCTTCGGGCTGGACGGCAGCCACGGCTGGGAACGCACGCACGTCGACTCGCTGGAAGCCGTGTACAACCTGCTGTTCGCGTGGTTGCAGACGCCGCTCACCTTCGCCAAGTGGGATGCCGAACCGTCGGGCAAACTGCGCGATTTCCCGTCGTCGAAACAGCCGGCGCCCACCGAACAATGGGTGCCGCTGTCCCGCGGTGAACACGGCGAACCGGGGGAGTGGTCCGGCGAGCACTGGCCGCCGTCGGAAGGGCCGGTGGGCCCGCAGGCGTAA
- a CDS encoding D-alanyl-D-alanine carboxypeptidase family protein produces MTLGVVSPRSEAQPGTELAGVQAFTNGPAKAWLLADLDTGAVLAAQDPYGSYAPASTIKVLLATVVLDNLRPDNFARANTSHTTVECSCVGLQPGQAYTTRQLLEALLMVSGNDAANMLADMLGGQRVAVARMNAKARQLGARHTTASSPSGLDGPGWESVTTPHDLAVIFRAALAYPLIAAIMRQPSAQFPGRTLTNQNELLRRYPGDLGGKTGYTNLAQHTYVGAAQRGDRRLVVVQMYGNGDLYGQAISLLDWGFSRSA; encoded by the coding sequence ATGACGCTCGGCGTGGTCTCCCCGCGCTCGGAAGCCCAGCCGGGAACCGAGCTGGCCGGGGTGCAGGCGTTCACCAACGGCCCGGCCAAGGCGTGGCTGCTGGCCGACCTGGACACCGGCGCCGTGCTCGCCGCGCAAGACCCCTACGGCAGTTATGCGCCCGCCAGCACCATCAAGGTGCTGCTCGCCACCGTCGTGCTGGACAATCTGCGGCCGGACAACTTCGCGCGGGCCAACACCTCGCACACCACGGTCGAATGTTCGTGCGTGGGCCTGCAACCCGGGCAGGCGTACACCACCCGGCAACTGCTGGAAGCGCTGCTGATGGTGTCGGGCAACGATGCCGCGAACATGCTGGCCGACATGCTGGGCGGGCAGCGGGTGGCGGTGGCCCGGATGAACGCCAAGGCACGGCAGTTGGGGGCGCGGCACACGACGGCGTCCTCGCCCTCCGGACTGGACGGTCCGGGCTGGGAATCGGTGACCACCCCGCACGACCTGGCGGTGATCTTCCGGGCCGCCCTGGCCTATCCACTGATCGCGGCGATCATGCGACAGCCGTCGGCGCAGTTCCCCGGCCGGACGCTGACCAACCAGAACGAGTTGCTGCGCCGCTACCCCGGGGACCTCGGTGGCAAGACCGGGTACACGAATCTGGCTCAGCACACCTATGTCGGCGCCGCCCAGCGGGGTGATCGCCGCTTGGTGGTGGTCCAGATGTACGGCAACGGCGACCTCTACGGGCAAGCCATCAGCCTGCTGGACTGGGGCTTCAGCCGCTCGGCGTAG
- the ngg gene encoding N-acetylglutaminylglutamine synthetase, translating to MAETRDDTGVVQDLGWGRLVFGQTFDDPEEFGTALRAEASGRRDIGMYLDAPHVFVALHPQEFFIDPSFTYRLTFAERGDYWPDDVPGVVVRPVQSIQDCEAINEIYVRCRMVPADIELMWSNVQREPHMVYLVATDEHTGALIGTVTGIDHRQLFGDQENGSSLWCLAVDPAVSRPGVGGLLVRSLVEEFIRRGRAQMDLSVLHDNEGAIALYERMGFQRVPALGIKRKNAINEKLFAPVQEEEGLAELNPYARIIADEAIMRGIHVEVLDGKGGYMRLTHGGTSVVTRESLSELTNAVAMSRCDDKRVARRVVSEAGIRVPRGRTATFDDDDYGFLREVGSVVVKPARGEQGAGITVGVTKPDELDRALQWAAKHCPDVLIEERCEGEDLRLVVINGKVIAAAVRRPPEVLGSGKHTIRQLIETQSRRRAAATQGESVIPIDDVTADTVRDAGWDLDDVLPVNERLVVRRTANLHTGGTICDVTDDVNPKLARVAVDAADAIGIPVTGIDLMVPSVRGEEYVFIEANERPGLANHEPRPTAQAFVDLLFPRTAATPWAWQPDPVDQG from the coding sequence ATGGCGGAGACTCGGGACGACACCGGAGTGGTGCAGGACCTGGGGTGGGGGCGGCTGGTCTTCGGCCAGACCTTCGACGATCCCGAGGAGTTCGGCACCGCGTTGCGGGCCGAGGCCAGCGGCCGCCGCGATATCGGCATGTATTTGGACGCGCCGCACGTCTTCGTCGCCCTGCACCCGCAGGAGTTCTTCATCGACCCCAGCTTCACCTACCGGCTGACCTTCGCCGAGCGCGGCGACTACTGGCCCGATGACGTGCCGGGAGTGGTGGTGCGCCCGGTGCAGTCGATCCAGGACTGCGAGGCGATCAACGAGATCTACGTGCGCTGCCGGATGGTGCCCGCCGACATCGAACTCATGTGGAGCAACGTCCAGCGCGAGCCGCACATGGTGTACCTGGTGGCCACCGACGAACACACCGGCGCGCTGATCGGCACCGTGACCGGCATCGATCACCGGCAGCTGTTCGGGGACCAGGAAAACGGTTCCAGCCTGTGGTGCCTGGCGGTGGACCCGGCGGTGTCGCGGCCCGGGGTCGGCGGGCTGCTGGTGCGCTCGCTGGTGGAGGAGTTCATCCGGCGTGGCCGGGCGCAGATGGACCTGTCGGTGTTGCACGACAACGAGGGCGCGATCGCCCTCTACGAGCGGATGGGCTTCCAGCGTGTGCCGGCGCTGGGCATCAAGCGCAAGAACGCCATCAACGAGAAGCTGTTCGCCCCCGTCCAGGAGGAGGAGGGCCTGGCCGAGCTGAATCCGTACGCCCGGATCATCGCCGACGAGGCCATCATGCGCGGGATCCACGTCGAGGTGCTCGACGGCAAGGGCGGCTATATGCGGCTCACCCACGGCGGCACCAGCGTGGTGACCCGGGAATCGTTGTCGGAGTTGACCAATGCCGTCGCGATGAGCCGCTGCGACGACAAACGCGTGGCCCGTCGGGTGGTGTCCGAGGCCGGCATCCGGGTGCCGCGCGGGCGGACCGCGACGTTCGACGACGACGATTACGGGTTCCTGCGCGAGGTGGGCTCGGTGGTGGTGAAGCCGGCCCGCGGCGAGCAGGGGGCCGGTATCACCGTCGGGGTCACCAAACCCGACGAACTGGACCGCGCGCTGCAGTGGGCGGCCAAACACTGCCCCGATGTGCTCATCGAAGAGCGCTGCGAGGGTGAGGATCTGCGGCTGGTCGTCATCAACGGGAAGGTGATCGCCGCCGCCGTGCGGCGCCCGCCCGAGGTGCTGGGCAGCGGCAAGCACACCATCCGCCAACTGATCGAGACGCAGAGCCGCCGGCGGGCGGCGGCCACGCAGGGCGAATCGGTGATCCCGATCGACGACGTCACAGCCGACACCGTGCGGGACGCCGGCTGGGACCTCGACGACGTGCTGCCCGTCAACGAGCGGCTGGTGGTGCGGCGCACCGCCAACCTGCACACCGGGGGCACCATCTGCGATGTCACCGACGACGTGAACCCGAAACTGGCCAGGGTGGCCGTCGATGCGGCCGACGCGATCGGGATCCCGGTCACCGGGATCGACCTGATGGTGCCGTCGGTCCGCGGTGAGGAATACGTGTTCATCGAGGCCAACGAACGACCCGGGCTGGCCAATCACGAACCGCGCCCGACGGCGCAGGCTTTCGTGGATCTACTGTTTCCTCGTACCGCGGCCACACCGTGGGCCTGGCAGCCCGACCCTGTCGACCAGGGTTAG
- the rpsP gene encoding 30S ribosomal protein S16, which translates to MAVKIKLTRLGKIRNPQYRIAVADARNRRDGRAIEVIGRYHPKEEPSLIEIDSERAQYWLGVGAQPTEPVLALLKITGDWQKFKGLPGAEGTLKVKELKPSKLDLFNAALAAADNAPTGEATQLKKKKAPAKKDDAAAEGETAEATDAAAEPAAE; encoded by the coding sequence ATGGCTGTCAAAATCAAGCTGACCCGTCTCGGCAAGATCCGCAACCCGCAGTACCGCATCGCCGTCGCCGACGCGCGCAACCGCCGCGACGGCCGCGCCATCGAGGTCATCGGCCGTTACCACCCCAAGGAAGAGCCGAGCCTGATCGAGATCGATTCGGAGCGCGCGCAGTACTGGCTGGGCGTCGGTGCGCAGCCCACCGAGCCGGTCCTGGCGCTGCTGAAGATCACCGGTGACTGGCAGAAGTTCAAGGGCCTGCCGGGTGCCGAGGGCACGCTGAAGGTCAAGGAGCTCAAGCCGTCCAAGCTGGACCTGTTCAACGCGGCCCTGGCCGCCGCCGACAACGCCCCGACCGGCGAGGCCACCCAGCTCAAGAAGAAGAAGGCTCCGGCCAAGAAGGACGACGCGGCCGCCGAGGGCGAGACCGCCGAGGCCACCGACGCCGCCGCTGAGCCCGCCGCCGAATGA
- a CDS encoding N-acetylglutaminylglutamine amidotransferase gives MCGIAGEIARGRAADIGAIASMADTMVPRGPDSGGVWGKDGVAFGHRRLAIIDLSSHGHQPMHDPELHLTVAFNGCIYNYPQLRDDLIAKGYRFFSHSDTEVVLKGFHAWGEGVVDRLYGMFAFAVTDTDSGQVLLARDRLGVKPLYWAEVGDAFRFASTLPALLAGGGVDTSIDPVALHHYLSFHSVVPAPHTILRGVRKLAPGTVMRIEPDGRRVERTYWNPVFERVPERGSWSDRDWEDAVLASLRTAVERRLVSDVPVGCLLSGGLDSSLIVGLLAEAGQHGLQTFSIGFEAAGGEEGDEFKYSDVIARHFGTDHHQIRIDTARMLPALSSAIGAMSEPMMSHDCVAFYLLSEEVSKHVKVVQSGQGADEIFAGYHWYPPMAHAADDDVDAAVARYRAAFFDRDHAAVNALLAPQWRLDADIAGDFVRDRFAAPGAATATDRALRLDTTVMLVDDPVKRVDNMTMAWGLEGRVPFLDHELVELAATCPPHLKTAHDGKGVLKEAARQVIPSEVIDRPKGYFPVPALKHLAGPYLDLVRDALHSDAARARGLFTADSVERLFADPNGNLTPLRGNPLWQIGLLEMWLAQHVDGGRA, from the coding sequence ATGTGCGGCATCGCCGGCGAGATCGCTCGCGGACGGGCAGCAGACATCGGAGCCATCGCGTCGATGGCCGACACCATGGTCCCCAGGGGCCCGGACAGCGGCGGGGTGTGGGGCAAGGACGGCGTGGCCTTCGGCCACCGGCGCCTGGCCATCATCGACCTGTCCAGTCACGGCCACCAGCCGATGCACGACCCTGAGTTACATCTGACGGTGGCCTTCAACGGCTGCATCTACAACTATCCGCAGCTGCGCGACGATCTGATCGCCAAGGGCTACCGCTTCTTCTCCCACAGCGATACCGAGGTGGTGCTGAAGGGATTCCACGCCTGGGGTGAGGGCGTGGTGGACCGGCTCTACGGCATGTTCGCCTTCGCGGTCACCGACACCGACAGCGGGCAGGTGCTGCTGGCCCGCGACCGGCTCGGCGTGAAACCGCTGTACTGGGCCGAGGTGGGCGACGCGTTCCGGTTCGCCTCCACGCTGCCCGCGCTGCTGGCCGGTGGCGGCGTGGACACCTCGATCGACCCCGTCGCCCTGCACCACTACCTGAGCTTCCACTCGGTGGTGCCCGCACCGCACACCATCCTGCGCGGGGTGCGCAAACTGGCCCCCGGCACCGTCATGCGGATCGAGCCGGACGGGCGCCGGGTCGAGCGGACCTACTGGAACCCGGTGTTCGAACGTGTCCCGGAGCGCGGCTCCTGGTCGGACCGGGATTGGGAAGACGCCGTGCTGGCGTCCCTGCGCACCGCGGTCGAACGGCGGCTGGTCTCGGATGTGCCCGTGGGCTGCCTGCTGTCCGGCGGTCTCGACTCCAGCCTCATCGTCGGCCTGCTCGCCGAGGCCGGACAGCATGGGCTGCAGACCTTTTCGATCGGCTTCGAGGCCGCCGGCGGCGAAGAGGGCGACGAGTTCAAGTACTCCGACGTCATCGCCCGGCACTTCGGGACCGATCACCACCAGATCCGGATCGACACCGCGCGCATGCTGCCCGCGCTGTCCAGCGCGATCGGCGCCATGAGCGAGCCGATGATGAGCCACGACTGCGTGGCGTTCTACCTGCTGTCCGAAGAGGTGAGCAAGCACGTCAAGGTGGTGCAGTCCGGTCAGGGCGCCGACGAGATCTTCGCCGGGTACCACTGGTACCCCCCCATGGCGCACGCCGCCGACGATGACGTCGACGCCGCCGTGGCCCGGTACCGGGCGGCCTTCTTCGACCGCGACCATGCCGCCGTCAACGCCCTGCTGGCGCCGCAGTGGCGCCTGGACGCCGATATCGCCGGCGATTTCGTCCGCGACCGGTTCGCCGCGCCCGGGGCGGCCACCGCGACCGACCGGGCGCTGCGGCTGGACACCACCGTGATGCTGGTCGACGACCCGGTCAAACGGGTGGACAACATGACCATGGCCTGGGGACTGGAGGGCCGCGTGCCGTTCCTCGACCACGAGCTCGTCGAACTCGCCGCGACCTGCCCGCCGCACCTTAAGACGGCGCACGACGGCAAGGGCGTGCTGAAAGAGGCGGCCCGCCAGGTCATTCCGAGCGAGGTGATCGACCGGCCGAAGGGGTACTTCCCGGTCCCGGCGCTCAAACACCTGGCCGGTCCGTACCTGGACCTGGTGCGCGATGCGCTGCACAGCGACGCCGCCCGCGCCCGCGGGCTGTTCACCGCCGACAGCGTCGAGCGGCTGTTCGCGGACCCGAACGGCAATCTCACCCCGCTGCGCGGAAACCCGTTGTGGCAGATCGGTTTGCTGGAGATGTGGCTGGCGCAGCACGTCGACGGAGGTCGGGCGTGA
- the trmD gene encoding tRNA (guanosine(37)-N1)-methyltransferase TrmD: protein MRIDVVTIFPDYLEPLRQALPGKALEAGIFDLAVHDLRRWTHDVHKSVDDAPYGGGPGMVMRAPIWGAALDEICSAETLLVIPTPAGRLFTQATAQRWSAEEHLVFACGRYEGIDQRVAEDAARRMRVEEVSIGDYVLAGGEAAVLVMVEAVVRLLPDVLGNPQSHQEDSHSDGLLEGPSYTRPQVWRDLEVPPVLRSGDHAKIAAWRHEQSLQRTRERRPDLLAGERSDGGNG from the coding sequence ATGCGGATCGACGTCGTCACGATCTTCCCCGACTATCTGGAACCGCTGCGCCAGGCCCTGCCCGGTAAGGCGTTGGAGGCCGGGATCTTCGACCTCGCCGTGCACGATCTGCGGCGGTGGACCCACGATGTGCACAAATCGGTCGACGACGCGCCCTACGGCGGCGGACCCGGCATGGTCATGCGGGCGCCCATCTGGGGCGCGGCACTCGACGAAATCTGTTCGGCCGAAACACTTCTGGTGATCCCGACGCCGGCTGGCCGGCTGTTCACCCAGGCCACCGCGCAGCGCTGGAGCGCCGAAGAGCACCTGGTGTTCGCCTGTGGCCGCTATGAGGGCATCGATCAGCGCGTCGCCGAGGATGCCGCCCGCCGGATGCGGGTGGAGGAGGTCTCCATCGGCGACTACGTGCTGGCCGGCGGGGAGGCCGCGGTGCTGGTGATGGTGGAGGCCGTGGTGCGTCTGCTACCCGATGTGCTCGGCAATCCGCAATCGCATCAAGAGGATTCGCATTCCGACGGTCTGCTCGAGGGGCCCAGCTACACCCGGCCGCAGGTGTGGCGCGATCTGGAGGTGCCACCGGTGCTGCGCTCGGGTGACCACGCCAAGATCGCGGCGTGGCGGCACGAGCAGTCGCTGCAGCGGACCCGGGAACGCCGGCCCGACCTGCTTGCGGGCGAGCGAAGCGACGGGGGAAATGGCTAG
- a CDS encoding D-alanyl-D-alanine carboxypeptidase family protein, whose protein sequence is MGRFGTVLLTCLAVLLTLAAPRALADVAVPAGAAPTPEGPAEAWLVADLDSGAVLAARNEFGRYAPASTIKVLLALTALDELALDATVVADEADTKVECNCAGIAPGVTYTTRQLLEGLLLVSGNDAANTLATMLGGREAAIAKMNAKAVEVGATATTAGSPSGLDGPGIDVWTTPHDLAAIFRAALAHPVFAEITAQPTAVIPGRTGDRVLVNQDEMLARYPGMLGGKTGFTDLARKTFVGAAQRDGRRLVVVLMHGLVREGGPTYWDQASALLDWGFAADDRGPAVGAL, encoded by the coding sequence ATGGGGAGATTCGGCACCGTCCTGCTGACCTGTCTGGCCGTCCTGTTGACCCTCGCCGCGCCGCGGGCCCTGGCCGATGTGGCGGTGCCGGCCGGCGCGGCGCCCACACCGGAGGGACCGGCGGAGGCGTGGCTGGTCGCCGATCTGGACAGCGGCGCCGTCCTGGCCGCGCGCAACGAGTTCGGCCGGTACGCCCCGGCCAGCACCATCAAGGTGCTGCTGGCGCTCACCGCGCTGGACGAACTCGCCCTCGATGCCACCGTGGTCGCCGACGAGGCCGACACCAAGGTCGAGTGCAATTGCGCGGGCATCGCGCCCGGCGTCACCTACACCACGCGTCAGCTGCTGGAGGGCCTGCTGCTGGTGTCGGGTAACGACGCCGCCAACACCCTGGCCACCATGCTGGGCGGCCGCGAGGCGGCGATCGCCAAGATGAACGCCAAAGCGGTGGAAGTCGGCGCCACCGCCACCACCGCGGGCAGCCCGTCCGGGCTGGACGGCCCCGGGATCGACGTCTGGACCACCCCGCACGACCTGGCGGCCATCTTCCGGGCCGCGCTGGCCCACCCGGTGTTCGCCGAGATCACCGCGCAGCCCACCGCGGTGATCCCGGGCCGGACCGGCGACCGGGTGCTGGTCAACCAGGACGAGATGCTGGCCCGCTACCCCGGCATGCTCGGCGGCAAGACCGGTTTCACCGACCTGGCCCGCAAGACCTTCGTCGGGGCCGCGCAACGCGACGGGCGGCGGCTGGTGGTCGTGCTGATGCACGGACTGGTCCGCGAGGGCGGGCCCACGTACTGGGATCAGGCGTCGGCTCTATTGGACTGGGGCTTCGCCGCCGACGACCGGGGGCCCGCCGTCGGGGCGCTGTGA
- the rimM gene encoding ribosome maturation factor RimM (Essential for efficient processing of 16S rRNA), which translates to MDLVVGRVVKAHGIGGEVVVEVRTDDPDARFSPGARLRGAKRNAPQREFVIDSVREHGGRLLVRLAGVSDRNAADEIRGTLFVVNTDELPPIEDPDEFYDHQLEGLAVRTVDGTAVGTVAEVLHTPAGELLSVKTTEGAEVLVPFVSAIVTAVSLDDRLVEIDPPDGLLNLEDL; encoded by the coding sequence ATGGACCTCGTCGTCGGTCGGGTGGTGAAGGCCCACGGCATCGGCGGCGAGGTCGTCGTGGAGGTCCGCACCGACGATCCGGACGCCCGGTTCAGCCCGGGCGCCCGGCTTCGTGGTGCCAAACGCAATGCGCCGCAACGCGAATTCGTCATCGATTCGGTGCGCGAACACGGTGGGCGGCTGCTGGTGCGGCTGGCCGGTGTCAGCGACCGCAACGCCGCCGACGAGATTCGCGGCACGCTGTTCGTGGTGAACACCGACGAGCTCCCACCGATCGAGGACCCCGACGAGTTCTACGACCACCAGCTCGAAGGGCTGGCGGTGCGGACCGTGGACGGCACCGCGGTGGGGACGGTGGCCGAGGTGCTGCACACCCCGGCGGGGGAGCTGTTGTCGGTCAAGACCACCGAAGGGGCCGAGGTGCTGGTGCCGTTCGTCTCGGCGATCGTCACGGCGGTGTCGCTGGACGACCGGCTGGTCGAGATCGATCCCCCCGACGGTCTGCTCAACCTCGAAGACCTCTAG